A single Dechloromonas denitrificans DNA region contains:
- a CDS encoding phosphocholine-specific phospholipase C, which translates to MTDINRRNFLRNVAATTGAAGALSMLPPSIQRALAIEANRRTGTIQDVEHIVILMQENRSFDHYFGTLAGVRGFGDPFPIPVANSTDIVGKNVWTQPNQSARVTAKPIAPFHLNTTQNFDTMRVAGTPHSWTDAQYAWNNGQMNAWPKAKQNHSLGHFKQSDMPFQFALANAFTLCDAYHCSFHGGTNTNRLFQWTGTNDPLALGNGPATYNDYDWFDSDPGQIGGYSWTTYTERLEDAGISWQVYENMADNFTDNPLAGFKTFRDAWFQRPGYSQALRERGISTRDLDKLKEDVLADKLPQISWIVATAEGSEHPGPSSPAQGAEYTAQVLDALTANPEVWSKTVLFINFDENDGFFDHVPPPAAPSYLSWNADPAKAVLAGDSTVDTRGEYHEHLVSYHNNANELALLHRPYGLGPRVPMYVVSPWSKGGWVNSQVFDHTSVLRFIETRFAVEEPNISPWRRAVCGDLLSAFNFADPSDAEFFKKLPDTTALAARARAIAKQPTPVPPTQAVMPVQEVGIRPARALPYELHVHGRIVPNTQAIGATKVELEFVNSGEATAVFHVYDRLNLTAVPRRYTVEPGKELVGTWVPAAAGTYDLWVLGPNGFHRHFTGNAKRVAAAAQPNPEVRADYNPATGELAITLSNAGSMPCTFVLVANKYYAKNLTQVVPAKGEYRIELPLSDSAYWYDFSVRVKGQADYSRRLAGHLETGAPSFSDPALGGTAIADQYKV; encoded by the coding sequence ATGACCGACATCAATCGTCGCAATTTCCTCCGCAACGTAGCCGCCACCACCGGCGCCGCCGGCGCCCTGAGCATGCTGCCGCCCTCCATCCAGCGCGCCCTGGCCATCGAAGCCAACCGGCGCACCGGCACCATCCAGGACGTCGAGCACATCGTCATCCTGATGCAGGAGAATCGTTCCTTCGACCACTATTTCGGCACCCTGGCCGGCGTCCGCGGCTTCGGCGATCCGTTCCCGATCCCGGTTGCCAACAGCACCGACATCGTCGGCAAGAATGTGTGGACCCAGCCCAACCAGTCGGCCCGCGTCACCGCCAAGCCGATCGCCCCCTTCCATCTGAACACCACCCAGAACTTCGACACCATGCGGGTGGCCGGCACGCCCCACTCGTGGACCGATGCCCAGTACGCCTGGAACAACGGCCAGATGAACGCCTGGCCGAAGGCCAAGCAGAATCACTCGCTCGGCCACTTCAAGCAGTCGGACATGCCCTTCCAGTTCGCCCTGGCCAATGCCTTCACACTGTGCGATGCCTACCACTGCTCCTTCCACGGCGGCACCAACACCAATCGCCTGTTCCAATGGACCGGCACCAACGACCCGCTGGCCCTCGGCAACGGCCCGGCCACCTACAACGATTACGACTGGTTCGATTCCGACCCGGGCCAGATCGGCGGCTATAGCTGGACCACCTATACCGAGCGCCTGGAAGACGCCGGGATCAGCTGGCAGGTTTATGAAAACATGGCCGACAATTTCACCGACAACCCGCTGGCCGGCTTCAAGACCTTCCGCGACGCCTGGTTCCAACGCCCCGGCTACTCCCAGGCCCTACGCGAGCGCGGCATCAGCACCCGCGATCTGGACAAGCTCAAGGAAGACGTCCTCGCCGACAAGCTGCCGCAGATCAGCTGGATCGTTGCCACCGCCGAAGGCTCCGAGCACCCCGGCCCGTCCAGCCCGGCTCAGGGCGCCGAATACACCGCCCAGGTCCTCGATGCCCTGACGGCCAATCCCGAGGTCTGGAGCAAGACCGTCCTCTTCATCAATTTCGACGAGAACGACGGCTTCTTCGACCACGTCCCGCCGCCGGCCGCCCCGTCCTACCTGTCCTGGAATGCCGACCCGGCCAAGGCCGTCCTGGCCGGCGACTCGACCGTCGACACCCGCGGCGAGTATCACGAGCACCTGGTCAGCTACCATAACAACGCCAACGAGCTGGCCCTGCTGCACCGCCCCTACGGCCTCGGCCCGCGGGTTCCGATGTACGTGGTTTCGCCGTGGAGCAAGGGCGGTTGGGTCAATTCCCAGGTCTTCGACCACACCTCGGTGCTCCGCTTCATCGAAACCCGCTTCGCCGTCGAGGAGCCGAACATTTCGCCGTGGCGCCGCGCCGTCTGCGGCGACCTGCTGTCGGCCTTCAACTTCGCCGATCCAAGCGATGCCGAATTCTTCAAGAAGCTGCCGGACACCACGGCCCTGGCCGCCCGGGCCCGCGCCATCGCCAAGCAGCCGACGCCGGTTCCGCCAACCCAGGCCGTCATGCCGGTCCAGGAAGTCGGCATCCGGCCGGCCCGTGCCCTGCCTTACGAGCTGCACGTCCATGGCCGGATCGTCCCCAACACCCAGGCCATCGGCGCCACCAAGGTCGAGCTGGAGTTCGTGAACAGCGGCGAAGCGACTGCCGTCTTCCACGTCTATGACCGCCTCAACCTGACTGCCGTCCCCCGGCGCTATACCGTCGAGCCGGGCAAGGAACTGGTCGGCACCTGGGTACCGGCCGCCGCCGGCACCTACGACCTGTGGGTTCTCGGCCCCAACGGCTTCCACCGCCACTTCACCGGCAACGCCAAGCGGGTCGCCGCCGCTGCCCAGCCCAATCCGGAAGTCCGGGCTGACTACAACCCGGCCACCGGCGAACTGGCAATCACGCTGAGCAACGCCGGCAGCATGCCCTGCACCTTCGTTCTGGTCGCCAACAAGTACTACGCCAAGAACCTCACCCAGGTGGTGCCGGCCAAGGGCGAATACCGTATCGAACTGCCGCTAAGCGACAGCGCCTACTGGTACGACTTCTCGGTCCGGGTGAAGGGCCAGGCCGACTACAGCCGCCGTCTGGCCGGCCACCTGGAAACCGGGGCGCCGTCGTTCAGCGACCCGGCTCTGGGCGGCACCGCCATCGCCGACCAGTACAAGGTCTAA
- the lpdA gene encoding dihydrolipoyl dehydrogenase, producing the protein MSNLVEVKVPDIGDFAEVPVIDLFVKVGDSIKVDDAICTLESDKATMDVPSTVDGVVKEVLVQLGSKVAEGALLIKVETGAAAAVPAPQAAAPAAVPAAAPVVAPAAGSHAGGADLECEMLVLGAGPGGYSAAFRSADLGMKTIIVERYATLGGVCLNVGCIPSKALLHVAAVMEEAQHAADLGVTFGAPQVDIDKLRAHKDKVVGKLTGGLAGMAKGRKVDIVRGVGTFLDPHHIEVEETTGSSQDKTGQKKIIRFQKCIIAAGSAAVHLPFIPQDPRIVDSTGALELRFVPEKMLVIGGGIIGLEMATVYSTLGAKVDVVEMLDALMQGPDRDAVKVWEKQNLHRFDKIMLKTKTVAVDAKDDGLWVKFEGEGVSAEPVKYDMILQAAGRSPNGKKIGADKAGVAVTDRGFINVDAQMRTNVPHIFAIGDVVGNPMLAHKAVHEAHVAAEVAAGHKAAFDATVIPGVAYTHPEVAWVGYTEDQAKKEGRKVEAAKFPWAASGRAIANGAEYGFTKLIFDAETHRVIGGAIVGPNAGDMIGEVCLAIEMGCDAVDIGKTIHPHPTLGETVGMAAEVAHGTCTDVPAPRKK; encoded by the coding sequence ATGAGCAATCTGGTAGAAGTGAAAGTCCCCGACATCGGCGATTTTGCCGAAGTGCCGGTCATCGACCTGTTCGTCAAGGTTGGCGACAGCATCAAGGTGGACGACGCGATCTGCACGCTGGAGTCCGACAAGGCGACGATGGATGTGCCCTCGACGGTCGACGGCGTGGTCAAGGAAGTTTTGGTCCAGCTTGGTTCCAAGGTGGCCGAAGGCGCCCTGCTGATCAAGGTCGAAACCGGTGCCGCGGCGGCGGTCCCCGCCCCGCAAGCGGCTGCTCCTGCGGCTGTTCCTGCGGCAGCGCCGGTCGTGGCTCCGGCCGCCGGCAGCCATGCCGGCGGCGCCGATCTCGAATGCGAGATGCTCGTCCTCGGTGCTGGCCCCGGCGGTTATTCCGCCGCCTTCCGGTCGGCCGATCTCGGCATGAAGACGATCATCGTCGAGCGTTACGCAACGCTCGGCGGCGTTTGCCTGAACGTCGGCTGCATTCCGTCCAAGGCCTTGCTGCACGTCGCGGCGGTGATGGAAGAGGCCCAGCACGCGGCCGATCTCGGCGTCACCTTCGGCGCGCCGCAGGTCGATATCGACAAGCTGCGCGCCCACAAGGACAAGGTCGTCGGCAAGCTGACCGGCGGTCTGGCCGGTATGGCCAAGGGCCGCAAGGTCGACATCGTGCGCGGTGTCGGCACCTTCCTCGATCCGCATCACATCGAGGTCGAGGAAACCACCGGCAGCAGCCAGGACAAGACCGGCCAAAAGAAGATCATCCGCTTCCAGAAGTGCATCATCGCCGCCGGTTCGGCGGCCGTGCATCTGCCATTCATTCCGCAGGACCCGCGCATCGTCGATTCGACCGGGGCGCTTGAACTGCGCTTCGTGCCGGAAAAGATGCTGGTGATCGGCGGCGGCATCATCGGTCTGGAAATGGCCACCGTCTATTCGACGCTGGGCGCCAAGGTCGATGTCGTCGAAATGCTCGATGCCCTGATGCAAGGCCCGGACCGCGATGCGGTCAAGGTCTGGGAAAAGCAGAACCTGCACCGCTTCGACAAGATCATGCTGAAGACCAAGACGGTCGCCGTCGATGCCAAGGACGACGGCCTGTGGGTCAAGTTCGAAGGCGAGGGCGTCTCGGCCGAGCCGGTCAAGTACGACATGATCCTGCAAGCCGCCGGCCGCTCGCCGAACGGCAAGAAGATCGGTGCCGATAAGGCGGGCGTCGCGGTGACCGATCGCGGCTTCATCAATGTCGATGCCCAGATGCGGACCAACGTGCCGCACATCTTCGCCATCGGCGACGTCGTCGGCAATCCGATGTTGGCCCACAAGGCGGTGCATGAAGCCCACGTCGCGGCGGAAGTCGCGGCCGGCCACAAGGCCGCTTTCGACGCCACGGTGATTCCCGGCGTTGCCTATACTCACCCGGAAGTGGCATGGGTCGGCTACACCGAAGATCAGGCCAAGAAGGAAGGCCGCAAGGTCGAAGCCGCCAAGTTCCCGTGGGCCGCTTCCGGCCGAGCGATCGCCAACGGTGCCGAGTACGGCTTCACCAAGCTGATTTTCGATGCCGAAACGCATCGCGTGATCGGCGGGGCGATTGTCGGCCCGAACGCCGGCGACATGATCGGCGAAGTCTGCCTGGCCATCGAAATGGGCTGCGACGCAGTCGATATCGGCAAGACCATCCACCCGCACCCGACCTTGGGTGAAACGGTCGGCATGGCGGCCGAAGTGGCGCACGGTACCTGTACCGACGTGCCGGCCCCGCGCAAGAAATAG
- the aceF gene encoding dihydrolipoyllysine-residue acetyltransferase, translating into MSQIIEVTVPDIGDFESVPVIELFVKVGDTIKVDDAIVTLESDKATMDVPSTVEGVVKEVLVQLGSKVGEGALLIKVETGGAAAAAPAQAAPAAAPVTAPAPAAAPVAAAPAAAGGVVEVKVPDIGDFAEVPVIELYVKVGDSIKVDDAIATLESDKATMDVPSTVAGTVKEVLVQVGSKVGEGSVLIKVETGAAASVAQVAAPAPAAAAAVSAPVASTVAAAPVASAPAALAPALPLGARVHASPSVRAYARELGVDLAKVPATGPKNRIVKEDLTKYVKGVMSGATAAPVAAGASLGGGLDLLPWPKVDFAKFGEIEVKPLSRIKKISGQNLSRNWVMIPAVTYHEDADITDLEAFRVLLNKENEKGGGAKLTMLAFLMKACVKGLQKFPEFNSSLDGDNLVLKKYFNIGFAADTPNGLVVPVVKNVDKKSVFELAQESGDLAKQARDGKLKPADMSGACFTISSLGGIGGTYFAPIVNAPEVAILGVNKSAMKPVWDGKQFVPRLTLPLSLTADHRVIDGALATRFNVYVAQLLADFRRVAL; encoded by the coding sequence ATGAGCCAAATCATTGAAGTCACAGTCCCCGATATCGGCGATTTCGAAAGCGTTCCGGTCATCGAACTGTTTGTGAAGGTCGGCGACACGATCAAGGTCGACGACGCCATCGTCACGCTCGAATCCGACAAGGCGACGATGGACGTGCCGTCCACCGTTGAAGGCGTGGTCAAGGAAGTGCTGGTCCAGCTCGGCTCCAAGGTTGGCGAGGGCGCCTTGCTGATCAAGGTTGAAACGGGTGGCGCCGCTGCGGCAGCCCCCGCCCAGGCCGCGCCAGCCGCTGCGCCAGTGACGGCCCCGGCCCCTGCTGCAGCACCGGTTGCCGCTGCCCCCGCCGCGGCGGGCGGCGTGGTTGAGGTCAAGGTGCCGGATATCGGCGATTTCGCCGAAGTCCCGGTCATCGAGCTGTACGTCAAGGTCGGCGACAGCATCAAGGTTGACGATGCCATTGCCACGCTGGAATCCGACAAGGCGACGATGGATGTGCCGTCTACCGTCGCTGGTACGGTCAAGGAAGTGCTGGTCCAGGTCGGGTCCAAGGTCGGCGAAGGTTCGGTGCTGATCAAGGTCGAAACCGGCGCTGCCGCTTCCGTTGCCCAAGTGGCGGCTCCGGCCCCCGCTGCGGCGGCTGCGGTTTCTGCTCCGGTCGCCTCGACCGTTGCGGCCGCTCCCGTTGCCAGCGCTCCGGCCGCCCTGGCTCCGGCCTTGCCGCTCGGCGCCAGGGTCCATGCCTCGCCGTCGGTGCGCGCCTATGCCCGCGAACTCGGCGTCGATCTGGCCAAGGTGCCGGCCACCGGCCCGAAGAACCGCATCGTCAAGGAAGACCTGACCAAGTACGTCAAGGGCGTGATGTCCGGTGCCACGGCGGCCCCGGTCGCCGCTGGCGCCAGCCTTGGCGGCGGGCTCGACCTGCTGCCCTGGCCGAAGGTCGATTTCGCCAAGTTCGGCGAGATCGAGGTCAAGCCGCTGTCGCGCATCAAGAAAATTTCCGGCCAGAACCTGTCGCGCAACTGGGTGATGATCCCGGCCGTGACCTATCACGAAGATGCCGACATCACCGACCTCGAAGCCTTCCGCGTGCTGCTCAACAAGGAAAACGAGAAGGGTGGCGGCGCCAAGCTGACCATGCTGGCGTTCCTGATGAAGGCTTGCGTCAAGGGCCTGCAGAAATTCCCGGAATTCAATTCCTCGCTCGACGGCGACAACCTGGTGCTGAAGAAGTATTTCAACATTGGCTTCGCGGCCGATACGCCGAATGGTCTGGTCGTCCCGGTGGTGAAGAACGTGGACAAGAAGTCGGTCTTCGAGCTGGCTCAGGAATCCGGCGATCTGGCCAAGCAGGCGCGCGACGGCAAGCTCAAGCCGGCCGACATGTCCGGTGCCTGCTTCACGATTTCCAGCCTCGGCGGCATCGGCGGCACCTACTTCGCGCCGATCGTCAATGCGCCGGAAGTCGCCATCCTCGGCGTCAACAAGTCGGCGATGAAGCCGGTCTGGGACGGCAAGCAATTCGTGCCGCGCCTGACCCTGCCGCTGTCGCTGACCGCCGATCACCGCGTCATCGACGGTGCGCTGGCGACCCGCTTCAATGTCTATGTTGCCCAGCTGCTGGCCGATTTTCGCCGCGTCGCGCTGTAA
- the aceE gene encoding pyruvate dehydrogenase (acetyl-transferring), homodimeric type: protein MADQPNALPDPADVDPQETKEWMDAVDGVINQEGPNRAHYLIEKVIGQARLQGVDIPYSANTEYINTIPVDQQPKYPGNADMEIKIHSYIRWNAMAMVVRANKDTNVGGHIASFASAAALYDVGFSHFWRSIHDESGGDLIFFQGHSVPGVYSRAFMLGRLSEEQMDNFRQETDGKGISSYPHPWLMPDFWQFPTVSMGLGPIQAIYQARFMKYLDSRGLAKAGDRKVWAFLGDGETDEVESLGAIGMAGREKLDNLIFVINCNLQRLDGPVRGNGKIIQELESEFRGSGWNVIKLIWGTQWDTLFLRDKKGIMKQRMMELCDGEYQTFKAKNGAYVREHFFNTPELKELVADWTDDQVWSLNRGGHDIFKIFAAYNAAVTHKGQPTLILAKTIKGFGMGQAGEAMNISHQQKKMDIEQVGRFRDRFDLPVPDDKLAELPYLKFAEDSPEYQYMRQRRLDLGGFLPQRRRQAEPLAIPPLETFAALLKASGEGRELSTTMAIVRIMNMMLKDKNVGKNVVPIVPDESRTFGMEGMFRSVGIWNQQGQNYVPEDHDQLMFYKESKTGQVLQEGINEAGAMSDWIAAATSYSVHNVQTIPFYICYSMFGMQRVLDLCWAAGDQRARGFLIGGTAGRTTLNGEGLQHEDGHSLILSNLIPNCVSYDPTFQYEVAVVAQDGMRRMFQEQEDVFYYITVMNENYEHPEMPAGSEADIIKGMYLFKKGGEAAGPRVQLLGAGTIFREVIAAADLLKNDWGVEADLWGCPSFNELARNGQDVQRWNMLHPLDEPKLSHVEQKLAGAKGPVIASTDYIKLLSEQIRPFVKAPYVTLGTDGFGRSDTREKLRNFFEVDRHWVTLAALKALADSGEIKREVVAAALVKYNLDPNKPNPMSV, encoded by the coding sequence ATGGCCGATCAGCCGAATGCCCTGCCTGACCCGGCGGACGTAGATCCGCAGGAGACAAAAGAATGGATGGATGCCGTTGACGGCGTCATCAACCAGGAAGGTCCGAACCGCGCCCATTACCTGATTGAAAAGGTGATCGGCCAAGCCCGTCTGCAGGGTGTGGACATCCCCTATTCGGCCAATACCGAATACATCAACACCATTCCGGTCGACCAGCAGCCCAAGTACCCGGGCAATGCCGACATGGAAATCAAGATCCACTCCTATATCCGCTGGAACGCCATGGCCATGGTCGTCCGCGCCAACAAGGACACCAACGTCGGCGGCCATATCGCCTCCTTCGCTTCGGCTGCCGCGCTGTACGACGTCGGTTTCTCGCACTTCTGGCGGAGCATCCATGACGAATCCGGCGGCGACCTGATCTTCTTCCAGGGCCACTCGGTACCCGGCGTCTATTCGCGCGCCTTCATGCTCGGTCGCCTGAGCGAAGAGCAGATGGACAACTTCCGTCAGGAAACCGACGGCAAGGGCATTTCGTCCTACCCGCATCCGTGGCTGATGCCGGATTTCTGGCAGTTCCCGACCGTCTCGATGGGCCTCGGCCCGATCCAGGCCATCTACCAGGCCCGCTTCATGAAGTACCTCGATTCGCGCGGACTGGCCAAGGCTGGTGATCGCAAGGTCTGGGCCTTCCTCGGCGATGGTGAGACCGACGAAGTCGAATCGCTCGGCGCCATCGGCATGGCCGGGCGCGAAAAGCTCGACAACCTGATTTTCGTCATCAACTGCAACCTGCAGCGCCTCGACGGTCCGGTGCGCGGCAACGGCAAGATCATCCAGGAACTCGAATCCGAGTTCCGCGGTTCCGGCTGGAATGTCATCAAGCTGATCTGGGGCACGCAGTGGGACACGCTGTTCCTGCGCGACAAGAAGGGCATCATGAAGCAGCGCATGATGGAACTGTGCGACGGCGAGTACCAGACCTTCAAGGCCAAGAACGGCGCCTACGTCCGCGAGCATTTCTTCAACACGCCGGAACTCAAGGAACTGGTCGCCGACTGGACCGATGACCAGGTCTGGTCGCTGAATCGCGGCGGCCACGACATCTTCAAGATCTTCGCCGCCTACAACGCCGCCGTCACCCACAAGGGCCAGCCGACGCTGATCCTGGCCAAGACCATCAAGGGCTTCGGCATGGGGCAGGCCGGCGAAGCGATGAACATCTCGCACCAGCAGAAGAAAATGGACATCGAGCAGGTCGGCCGCTTCCGCGACCGTTTCGACCTGCCGGTGCCGGACGACAAGCTGGCCGAACTGCCTTACCTGAAGTTTGCCGAGGACTCGCCGGAATACCAGTACATGCGCCAGCGCCGTCTCGACCTCGGCGGCTTCCTGCCGCAGCGTCGGCGCCAGGCCGAACCGCTGGCCATTCCGCCGCTCGAAACCTTTGCCGCGCTGTTGAAGGCATCCGGCGAAGGGCGCGAACTGTCGACGACGATGGCCATCGTGCGCATCATGAACATGATGTTGAAGGACAAGAACGTCGGCAAGAACGTCGTGCCCATCGTGCCGGACGAATCGCGCACTTTTGGCATGGAAGGCATGTTCCGCTCGGTCGGCATCTGGAACCAGCAAGGCCAGAACTACGTGCCGGAAGACCATGACCAGCTGATGTTCTACAAGGAATCGAAGACCGGCCAGGTGTTGCAGGAAGGGATCAACGAAGCCGGCGCGATGAGCGACTGGATCGCCGCCGCCACTTCGTACTCCGTGCATAACGTCCAGACCATCCCGTTCTACATCTGTTACTCGATGTTCGGCATGCAGCGCGTCCTCGACCTGTGCTGGGCGGCTGGCGACCAGCGCGCCCGCGGCTTCCTGATCGGCGGCACCGCCGGCCGTACGACGCTGAACGGCGAAGGCCTGCAGCACGAGGACGGCCATAGCCTGATCCTCTCTAACCTGATCCCGAACTGCGTTTCCTACGACCCGACCTTCCAGTACGAAGTCGCCGTGGTCGCCCAGGACGGCATGCGCCGGATGTTCCAGGAGCAGGAAGACGTTTTCTACTACATCACGGTGATGAACGAGAACTACGAGCACCCGGAAATGCCGGCCGGTTCGGAAGCCGACATCATCAAGGGGATGTACCTGTTCAAGAAGGGTGGCGAAGCGGCCGGCCCGCGCGTCCAGCTGCTTGGCGCCGGGACCATCTTCCGCGAAGTCATCGCCGCCGCCGACCTGCTCAAGAACGACTGGGGTGTCGAGGCCGATCTGTGGGGTTGCCCGAGCTTCAACGAACTGGCCCGCAACGGTCAGGACGTGCAGCGCTGGAACATGCTGCACCCGCTGGACGAGCCGAAGCTGTCGCACGTCGAACAAAAGCTGGCCGGGGCCAAGGGGCCGGTCATCGCCTCGACCGACTACATCAAGCTGCTGTCCGAGCAGATCCGGCCGTTCGTCAAGGCGCCGTATGTCACGCTCGGCACCGACGGTTTCGGCCGTTCCGACACCCGCGAGAAACTGCGCAACTTCTTCGAGGTCGACCGTCACTGGGTCACGCTGGCTGCCCTCAAGGCGCTGGCCGACAGCGGCGAAATCAAGCGCGAAGTGGTTGCTGCCGCTCTGGTCAAGTACAACCTTGACCCGAACAAGCCCAACCCGATGTCGGTTTAA
- a CDS encoding thiamine pyrophosphate-dependent enzyme yields the protein MAAVMPAPAASRLLLSGNEAVARAVWEAGVKVAAAYPGTPSTEMLEVISTYPDLYAEWSVNEKVSLEVAIGAAYAGSRSFCCMKHVGMNVASDALMTLTLTGVIGGLVIAIADDVGLSSSQNEQDSRYWGRFAHLPVFEPADSQEAHAMTLQAYELSEQFQVPVILRMTTRINHVKSLVTTGERVAHAGAGFKKEPGRFVMVPGNACKRIPLMFKRDGELRALAETSPLNFIEHGSDRRVGFIASGPAYMHVKESFPNAPVLKLGFSCPVPFEKCRELAALVDQVVVVEEVEPLIVTELKAQGLKVLGKEILPLQGELSPNVLKPAIARLLGEPLPAPQAVVPLQVFPRPPTMCVACPHLGVYYTLSQVRNLNISGDIGCYTLGAGHPWNALDTCVSMGASMGVALGMDKGRGEADKDKRVVAVIGDSTFLHMGMQGLLDMVYNKGNVTVLLLDNRAVGMTGGQDNPGNGRDIHGDEAPRVDFAKLVSALGVKEERIHKVNPYELPVLFKTIREEVKVPEVSVIITDQPCVLIKDYHKLKPFEVIDDRCTGCGNCIDVGCPAIHVTRRGKEVKASGKEVDLAFVRIESSVCTGCGLCVQPCAPKAIVHYAPVSPIKLVSKGCGA from the coding sequence ATGGCAGCTGTGATGCCAGCCCCGGCGGCCAGCCGGCTTCTTTTATCCGGTAACGAAGCGGTCGCCCGCGCCGTCTGGGAGGCGGGCGTCAAGGTCGCCGCTGCCTACCCCGGCACCCCGTCGACCGAGATGCTGGAAGTGATCTCGACCTACCCGGACCTCTATGCCGAGTGGTCGGTCAATGAAAAAGTCTCGCTGGAAGTGGCGATCGGCGCCGCTTACGCCGGCTCGCGCTCCTTCTGCTGCATGAAGCATGTCGGCATGAATGTCGCCTCCGACGCGCTGATGACGCTGACTCTGACCGGCGTGATCGGCGGCCTGGTCATCGCCATTGCCGACGACGTCGGCCTGTCCTCCTCGCAGAACGAGCAGGACTCCCGCTACTGGGGCCGCTTCGCCCACCTGCCGGTGTTCGAGCCGGCCGATTCGCAGGAGGCCCATGCGATGACGCTGCAGGCCTATGAACTGTCCGAACAATTCCAGGTGCCGGTCATCCTGCGCATGACGACGCGCATCAACCACGTCAAGTCGCTGGTCACCACCGGCGAGCGCGTCGCTCACGCAGGCGCCGGCTTCAAGAAAGAACCGGGCCGTTTCGTGATGGTGCCGGGCAATGCCTGCAAACGCATCCCGCTGATGTTCAAACGCGACGGCGAACTGCGCGCACTGGCCGAAACCTCGCCGCTCAACTTCATCGAGCACGGCTCTGACCGGCGCGTCGGCTTCATCGCCTCCGGCCCGGCCTACATGCACGTCAAGGAATCCTTCCCGAATGCGCCGGTCCTGAAGCTCGGCTTCTCCTGCCCGGTGCCGTTCGAGAAATGCCGCGAACTGGCGGCGCTGGTCGACCAGGTCGTCGTCGTCGAGGAAGTCGAGCCGCTGATCGTGACCGAACTCAAGGCCCAAGGCCTCAAGGTGCTGGGCAAGGAGATCCTGCCGCTGCAGGGCGAACTGTCGCCCAACGTATTGAAACCGGCGATTGCCCGCCTGCTCGGCGAGCCGCTGCCGGCTCCGCAAGCCGTCGTTCCGCTGCAGGTCTTCCCGCGGCCGCCGACGATGTGTGTCGCCTGCCCGCACCTCGGCGTCTATTACACGCTGTCGCAGGTGCGCAACCTGAACATTTCTGGCGACATCGGCTGCTACACGCTGGGCGCCGGTCACCCGTGGAATGCCCTCGACACCTGCGTTTCGATGGGCGCCTCGATGGGCGTTGCACTCGGCATGGACAAGGGCCGCGGCGAAGCCGACAAGGACAAACGCGTGGTTGCCGTGATCGGCGATTCGACCTTCCTGCACATGGGCATGCAAGGCCTGCTCGACATGGTCTACAACAAGGGCAACGTCACCGTGCTGCTGCTCGACAACCGCGCGGTCGGCATGACCGGCGGCCAGGACAATCCGGGCAACGGCCGCGACATTCATGGCGACGAAGCGCCCCGCGTCGATTTCGCCAAGCTGGTCTCGGCACTCGGCGTCAAGGAAGAGCGCATCCACAAGGTCAACCCCTACGAGCTGCCGGTTCTGTTCAAGACCATCCGCGAGGAAGTCAAGGTGCCGGAAGTCTCGGTCATCATCACCGACCAGCCCTGCGTGCTGATCAAGGATTACCACAAGCTGAAACCGTTCGAGGTCATCGACGACCGGTGCACCGGTTGCGGCAACTGCATCGACGTCGGCTGCCCGGCGATCCACGTCACGCGCCGCGGCAAGGAAGTCAAGGCGAGCGGCAAGGAAGTCGACCTCGCTTTCGTGCGCATCGAAAGCTCGGTGTGCACCGGCTGCGGCCTGTGCGTCCAGCCCTGCGCGCCGAAAGCCATCGTGCATTACGCGCCGGTTTCGCCAATCAAGCTGGTCAGCAAGGGATGTGGAGCCTGA
- a CDS encoding indolepyruvate oxidoreductase subunit beta has protein sequence MSENTNILVVGIGGQGVMTATEILAEAAIAMGHDAKKTEVAGMAQRGGVVSSHLRFGQRVLSPQITPGTADVLLGFESAEAMRWQHMLRPGGITLMNTARLVPPVVELGLFDYPDDPLGEIRKSGNKVVAFDATSIAQQLGDIRLGNTVMLGAIADHLPFPAETLLDCVLKRFQRKGEKLVELNRQAFAAGRAAVGTAEAVAA, from the coding sequence ATGAGTGAAAACACCAATATTCTCGTCGTCGGCATCGGCGGCCAGGGCGTCATGACCGCCACCGAAATTCTCGCCGAAGCGGCGATCGCCATGGGCCACGATGCCAAGAAAACCGAAGTCGCCGGCATGGCCCAACGCGGCGGCGTCGTTTCCTCGCACCTGCGTTTCGGCCAGCGCGTCCTGTCGCCGCAGATCACGCCGGGCACCGCCGATGTGCTGCTCGGTTTCGAGTCGGCCGAAGCGATGCGCTGGCAGCACATGCTGCGCCCGGGCGGTATCACTTTGATGAATACGGCCCGCCTGGTCCCGCCGGTCGTCGAGCTCGGCCTGTTCGATTATCCGGACGATCCGCTCGGCGAAATCCGCAAAAGCGGCAACAAGGTCGTCGCCTTCGATGCCACCTCGATTGCCCAGCAGCTTGGCGACATCCGCCTCGGCAACACCGTGATGCTCGGCGCCATCGCCGACCACCTGCCGTTTCCGGCCGAGACGCTGCTCGACTGCGTGCTCAAGCGTTTCCAGCGCAAGGGCGAAAAGCTGGTCGAGCTGAACCGCCAGGCCTTCGCCGCCGGACGGGCGGCCGTCGGGACAGCGGAAGCCGTCGCCGCGTAA